The Bacillus alveayuensis genome contains a region encoding:
- a CDS encoding glycolate oxidase iron-sulfur subunit (product_source=KO:K11473; cath_funfam=1.10.1060.10; cog=COG0247; ko=KO:K11473; pfam=PF02754,PF13183; superfamily=46548), protein MTKTIEQNTLRKEFQTRLNEDELLNCMKCGFCLPSCPTYIETSANELHSPRGRIALMKGVADGLIEPNEEVEKSLNVCLGCRACEPVCPSGVRYGHLLEEARDIIQQSKKQSAPAKWFRHIVFKELFPHQNRMRRLLSVIGLYQRSGIQKVVRKTGVINILPEHMRTMEKVLPKIPTYKQMKNRPTYIAAKENAMKRVAFFTGCLMDTMFLNTNQATIELLRLSGCEVVIPSSQNCCGALHGHSGEKQLAKELAKRNISAFEQLEVDYIISNAGGCGAFLYEYDHLLKDEKDWNDRAKDFTNKIKDMTEVLVELDFHNRYELRLPNQVITYQDSCHLRNVMRTFASPRILLHAIEGIEFKEMKEADRCCGSAGIYNLVQPEMSKQILDHKMEHVKETKATTIVTANPGCLLQMKLGIEREGIENIKAVHIADLLLEAVKAN, encoded by the coding sequence ATGACCAAAACAATCGAACAAAATACGCTGCGAAAAGAGTTTCAAACTCGTTTAAATGAAGATGAATTATTAAATTGTATGAAATGTGGATTTTGTTTACCTTCTTGTCCGACCTATATCGAGACAAGCGCAAATGAGCTGCACTCGCCTCGCGGGCGGATTGCTTTAATGAAAGGGGTCGCAGACGGGCTTATTGAGCCGAATGAGGAAGTGGAAAAATCGTTAAACGTTTGTCTAGGCTGTCGAGCCTGTGAACCGGTTTGTCCTTCAGGTGTTCGTTATGGACATTTATTGGAAGAAGCTCGCGACATTATCCAGCAATCGAAAAAGCAGAGCGCTCCAGCTAAATGGTTTCGTCATATCGTCTTTAAAGAGCTGTTCCCGCATCAAAATAGAATGCGCCGTCTCCTTTCAGTCATCGGACTTTATCAGCGTTCTGGTATTCAAAAAGTAGTGAGAAAAACAGGGGTCATAAACATCCTTCCAGAGCACATGCGGACAATGGAAAAAGTGTTACCAAAAATCCCAACCTATAAACAAATGAAAAATCGGCCTACTTATATTGCTGCAAAAGAAAATGCAATGAAACGGGTTGCCTTTTTTACTGGCTGTTTAATGGACACGATGTTTTTGAACACAAATCAAGCAACAATTGAACTATTAAGGCTTTCCGGTTGTGAAGTCGTTATTCCATCATCACAAAATTGTTGTGGTGCACTACATGGTCATAGTGGAGAAAAACAATTAGCGAAGGAGCTGGCGAAAAGAAATATTTCAGCTTTTGAACAATTAGAAGTGGACTATATTATTTCAAATGCAGGCGGTTGTGGAGCATTTTTATATGAATATGATCATTTGCTGAAAGATGAGAAGGATTGGAATGATCGAGCAAAAGACTTTACGAATAAAATAAAAGATATGACCGAAGTTCTCGTGGAACTAGATTTTCATAACCGTTATGAGCTACGTCTTCCAAATCAAGTGATCACGTACCAAGATTCTTGCCACTTGCGCAATGTCATGAGAACATTTGCTTCACCTCGAATTTTACTTCATGCTATTGAAGGAATCGAATTTAAAGAAATGAAGGAAGCTGACAGATGCTGCGGTTCAGCAGGAATTTACAATCTCGTTCAGCCTGAAATGTCCAAGCAAATTCTAGATCATAAAATGGAACATGTGAAAGAAACGAAAGCGACAACGATTGTTACGGCAAATCCTGGCTGCTTATTACAGATGAAGCTCGGAATCGAACGAGAAGGAATCGAAAATATAAAAGCTGTTCATATTGCCGATTTATTGCTAGAAGCTGTAAAAGCAAATTAA
- a CDS encoding hypothetical protein (product_source=Hypo-rule applied), with protein sequence MDQEKERDFKELNDRLIADPPKGPLLAIKTNLDPKDVLEDNPYVKSAEEEMKKDELEEFFDDGAN encoded by the coding sequence ATGGACCAGGAAAAGGAACGAGATTTTAAGGAGTTGAACGATCGACTAATTGCCGATCCTCCAAAGGGGCCGTTATTAGCAATCAAAACGAATTTGGATCCAAAGGATGTGTTGGAAGATAATCCGTATGTCAAAAGCGCGGAAGAAGAGATGAAAAAAGACGAATTAGAAGAATTTTTTGATGATGGTGCAAATTAA
- a CDS encoding hypothetical protein (product_source=Hypo-rule applied; pfam=PF08876) — protein MGKIKLNRITMTKLLFSLKGLESRTPLQIITDCIQPVHIEDIPEFILKFERKKNKKEYGLSTNEIVALGNLCELTSFKSTSIQNWIKRDVKELIGSPELGKKYSVEQAALLLIVRDLKAVFDFETICRLLMKVFNTLSDRSDDLINPLRFYQIYAITLENLGNIMIEPSCQDPLEEKIEKEIYSLLQEEMNLQHIEVKEITHILVITVLSVLSSHIQLRTIQYAEKAFTT, from the coding sequence ATGGGAAAAATTAAGTTAAATCGTATAACAATGACAAAGCTTTTATTTTCATTAAAAGGACTTGAATCAAGAACACCTTTACAAATTATTACTGATTGCATTCAACCTGTACATATAGAAGATATCCCTGAATTTATCTTAAAATTTGAACGAAAAAAAAATAAAAAAGAATATGGCTTGTCAACGAATGAAATTGTTGCATTAGGTAATTTATGTGAGTTGACGTCTTTTAAATCTACTTCTATTCAAAACTGGATTAAACGAGATGTAAAAGAGCTTATCGGTTCTCCAGAATTAGGGAAAAAATACTCTGTTGAACAAGCAGCTCTATTATTAATCGTACGAGATTTAAAAGCGGTCTTTGATTTTGAAACGATCTGCCGTCTGCTCATGAAGGTGTTTAATACATTGTCAGATCGCAGCGATGATTTAATTAACCCGTTGCGATTTTATCAAATTTATGCAATAACACTTGAAAATTTAGGGAATATCATGATCGAGCCATCATGTCAAGACCCGCTTGAGGAAAAAATTGAAAAAGAAATATATTCATTACTGCAAGAAGAAATGAATTTACAGCATATAGAGGTAAAAGAAATTACCCATATTCTTGTCATTACCGTTTTATCTGTTTTATCTTCACATATTCAACTTCGGACTATACAATATGCCGAAAAAGCATTTACAACATAA
- a CDS encoding hypothetical protein (product_source=Hypo-rule applied; pfam=PF00269; superfamily=46585) gives MPSRNQLLVPGVEQMLEQFKAEIAQEFGVHLGSDTKARANGSVGGEMTKRLVAQAQAQLNNTK, from the coding sequence ATGCCTAGCCGTAATCAATTGCTTGTTCCTGGTGTTGAGCAAATGTTGGAGCAATTCAAGGCTGAAATTGCACAAGAATTTGGTGTACATCTTGGTTCAGATACTAAAGCTCGTGCAAATGGATCTGTCGGTGGAGAAATGACGAAACGCCTTGTTGCTCAGGCACAAGCACAACTAAATAACACCAAATAA
- a CDS encoding hypothetical protein (product_source=Hypo-rule applied; cath_funfam=3.40.50.300; pfam=PF12791; superfamily=158221,54897; transmembrane_helix_parts=Inside_1_60,TMhelix_61_83,Outside_84_338) — protein sequence MKRGVVVEIHHQFVTVITNDGQFVKTKRTRENYQLGEEVTFYPGHELESESNRASITSWRLLKLPVISIFALVFMLLMIFPFFQKTDAYAYMTIDINPSFELEIDDDFQVYQIYAFNEEAKSILAQLKNWKNKSFQVVTKKIIKETIKAGYLKEKQEVLITTVVKDEEKKENVQFKNELEEVKNTLKKENIGITMIESDVKTREKAQKKGISTGKYMEEYLNENKENSSFKLKEKNEKVQTNQERKASDVHNKLELIEERKSSNGKEKTVPAEESKSSIAKEKNALNPNEKERPITKEERKERKNNIETSHPIPKNKKKDYEQHPVTKQRQEKKKEMK from the coding sequence ATGAAAAGAGGGGTCGTCGTTGAGATTCATCATCAGTTTGTTACGGTTATAACCAATGATGGTCAATTCGTCAAAACAAAAAGAACTAGGGAAAATTATCAATTAGGGGAAGAGGTCACTTTTTATCCAGGACATGAATTAGAAAGTGAGAGCAATAGGGCTTCTATCACAAGCTGGCGATTATTAAAGCTTCCAGTCATTTCTATTTTCGCACTTGTTTTTATGTTATTGATGATTTTTCCTTTCTTTCAAAAGACCGATGCTTATGCTTATATGACAATTGATATTAATCCGAGTTTTGAACTAGAAATAGATGATGATTTTCAAGTTTACCAAATATATGCTTTTAATGAGGAAGCAAAGAGCATATTAGCTCAATTAAAGAATTGGAAAAACAAATCCTTTCAAGTTGTTACAAAGAAGATTATTAAGGAAACAATCAAAGCGGGTTATTTAAAAGAAAAGCAGGAAGTATTAATTACTACTGTTGTAAAGGATGAGGAAAAAAAGGAGAATGTACAGTTTAAGAACGAGCTAGAAGAAGTAAAGAATACCTTAAAAAAAGAAAACATCGGAATTACAATGATTGAATCAGATGTAAAGACGAGAGAAAAAGCGCAAAAGAAAGGAATTTCTACAGGAAAATATATGGAAGAGTACTTAAACGAAAATAAGGAAAATTCATCATTCAAATTAAAGGAAAAGAACGAAAAGGTTCAAACGAATCAAGAACGTAAGGCGTCTGATGTTCATAATAAACTTGAACTGATAGAAGAAAGAAAAAGTTCAAATGGGAAAGAAAAAACGGTACCGGCAGAAGAAAGCAAAAGTTCAATTGCAAAGGAAAAAAACGCACTTAATCCAAATGAAAAGGAAAGACCGATAACGAAGGAAGAGAGAAAAGAACGAAAGAACAATATCGAAACTTCACATCCTATTCCAAAAAATAAGAAAAAGGACTATGAACAACATCCAGTAACAAAACAACGACAAGAGAAAAAAAAGGAAATGAAATAA
- a CDS encoding RNA polymerase sigma factor (product_source=KO:K03093; cath_funfam=1.10.1740.10; cog=COG1191; ko=KO:K03093; pfam=PF04542; superfamily=46785,88946; tigrfam=TIGR02895) has product MLSLFMKFKKEKGTLEELVLEIQKGDLEKQNELIEQYKPFIAKTVSSVCKRYIDEQDDEFSIGLIAFNEAIEKYSIDKGSSLLSFAELIIKRKVIDYIRKESKNQTTINFERLDQEGEEHSQSKIEANLSIDEYNRFIEQAQRKEEILYYRKVLKEFGLSFEELIEQSPKHMDARKNAIKVAKALIENEDLKELFFKKKKLPIKQLEKIVSVSRKTIERNRKYIVSMAIILAGDYVYLKEYIKGVLES; this is encoded by the coding sequence TTGTTAAGCCTTTTTATGAAATTTAAAAAGGAAAAAGGTACGTTAGAAGAATTAGTCTTGGAAATACAAAAAGGCGACCTCGAGAAACAAAATGAGCTCATTGAACAATATAAACCATTTATTGCGAAAACGGTTTCTTCTGTATGTAAAAGATATATTGATGAGCAAGATGATGAATTTAGTATCGGTCTCATTGCCTTCAACGAAGCGATTGAAAAATATTCAATAGATAAAGGGAGTTCTTTATTATCATTTGCTGAATTGATTATCAAAAGAAAAGTTATTGATTACATACGAAAAGAATCGAAAAATCAAACAACAATCAATTTTGAGCGGCTTGACCAAGAAGGAGAGGAGCATTCACAAAGTAAAATTGAGGCTAATTTATCTATTGACGAATATAATCGGTTCATTGAACAAGCACAACGAAAAGAGGAAATTTTATATTATCGAAAAGTGTTGAAAGAATTCGGATTGTCTTTTGAGGAGCTCATCGAACAATCTCCAAAGCATATGGATGCTAGAAAAAATGCTATTAAAGTCGCAAAAGCACTCATAGAAAATGAAGATTTAAAAGAGTTGTTTTTTAAAAAGAAAAAGCTGCCGATTAAACAGCTTGAGAAGATAGTTTCCGTCAGCCGAAAGACGATTGAACGGAATCGAAAATATATTGTTTCAATGGCCATTATTTTAGCTGGCGATTATGTATATTTGAAAGAATATATTAAAGGAGTGCTTGAATCATGA
- a CDS encoding amidohydrolase (product_source=TIGR01891; cath_funfam=3.40.630.10; cog=COG1473; pfam=PF01546,PF07687; superfamily=53187; tigrfam=TIGR01891) has protein sequence MEFLFQQLEMHYDELVEIRRYLHQYPELSFQEVHTPKFIADYHKKLGLEVRTGVGGRGVVAKLKGGRSGKTVALRADFDALPIQEENDVPYRSKVDGVMHACGHDGHTATLLVLAKVLASMKEQLEGNIVFIHQHAEELQPGGALAMIKDGCLEGVDVIFGTHLWASIPVGEIGYRSGPIMAAADRFHINIQGKGGHGAQPHLTKDAIVIGSQLVTNLQQLVSRRIDPLKSAVLSIGSFEAKNAFNIIADTAKMEGTVRTFEEEVRDFMEKEIERVVKGTCLAADVNYSYSFMRGYPAVINHEKETMFLAEIAKKIPEVTNVFEMEPVMGGEDFAYYLQHVKGTFFFTGAGNVDRDIVFPHHHPRFNIDERSLLIAAKVLGTVALAYLKKESFQIKNS, from the coding sequence ATGGAATTTCTGTTTCAACAATTAGAGATGCATTATGATGAGTTGGTGGAAATTCGTCGATATCTTCATCAATATCCAGAATTATCTTTTCAAGAAGTTCATACACCGAAGTTTATTGCAGACTATCATAAAAAGTTAGGTCTCGAAGTTCGTACAGGCGTCGGAGGTCGTGGCGTCGTTGCAAAGCTAAAAGGAGGAAGGTCTGGTAAAACAGTTGCTTTAAGAGCCGATTTTGATGCACTTCCTATTCAGGAAGAAAATGATGTTCCTTATCGATCCAAGGTGGATGGCGTCATGCACGCATGTGGACATGACGGACATACAGCAACGTTATTAGTTTTAGCTAAAGTTCTTGCAAGTATGAAGGAGCAACTGGAAGGAAATATCGTGTTCATCCACCAGCATGCCGAAGAATTGCAGCCTGGTGGAGCGTTAGCGATGATTAAAGACGGATGTCTAGAAGGAGTTGATGTAATTTTTGGTACACACCTTTGGGCATCTATTCCTGTTGGAGAAATTGGTTACCGCTCTGGGCCGATCATGGCAGCGGCTGACCGTTTTCACATCAACATTCAAGGTAAAGGAGGACATGGAGCACAGCCTCATTTAACGAAAGATGCCATCGTGATCGGCTCTCAACTTGTGACAAATCTACAGCAGCTTGTCAGCCGCAGAATTGATCCATTAAAATCGGCTGTTTTATCCATTGGCTCATTTGAAGCGAAAAATGCTTTTAATATCATTGCAGATACGGCAAAGATGGAGGGAACAGTTCGTACATTTGAAGAAGAAGTTCGAGACTTCATGGAAAAAGAAATCGAAAGAGTTGTAAAAGGAACATGCTTGGCAGCAGACGTCAACTATTCGTATTCGTTTATGCGTGGCTACCCAGCAGTTATCAATCACGAGAAAGAGACAATGTTTTTAGCTGAAATCGCCAAAAAAATTCCTGAGGTTACAAACGTATTTGAAATGGAACCTGTTATGGGTGGGGAAGATTTTGCGTATTACTTGCAGCATGTGAAAGGAACATTTTTCTTCACAGGTGCTGGAAACGTTGATCGAGATATTGTGTTCCCACACCATCACCCTAGATTTAATATTGATGAACGTTCTTTATTAATTGCTGCCAAAGTACTAGGTACAGTAGCTTTGGCCTATTTAAAGAAAGAATCTTTCCAAATAAAAAACAGCTAA